In a genomic window of Nyctibius grandis isolate bNycGra1 chromosome 4, bNycGra1.pri, whole genome shotgun sequence:
- the MORN4 gene encoding MORN repeat-containing protein 4: MTLTKGSFTYSNGEEYRGEWKEGRRHGVGQLMFADGTTYVGHFENGLFHGCGVLTFSDGSRYEGEFVQGKFNGVGVFTRCDNMTFEGEFKGGRVYGFGLLTFPDGSHGVPRNEGFFENNKLLRREKCPAIIQRAQGASKSAHNLMA, from the exons ATGACCCTCACCAAAGGCTCCTTCACCTACTCCAACGGGGAGGAGTACCGCGGCGAGTGGAAGGAAG GTCGCAGGCACGGCGTCGGGCAGCTGATGTTTGCTGATGGCACCACTTACGTGGGGCACTTCGAGAACGGGCTCTTCCACGGCTGCGGCGTGCTCACCTTCTCTGATGGCTCCAG GTACGAGGGGGAGTTTGTGCAGGGCAAGTTCAACGGCGTCGGTGTCTTCACCCGCTGCGACAACATGACCTTTGAGGGCGAGTTCAAGGGTGGGCGTGTGTACGGCTTCG gtCTCCTGACCTTCCCCGATGGCTCCCATGGGGTGCCCCGCAACGAGGGCTTCTTCGAGAACAACAAGCTGCTGCGGCGGGAGAAGTGCCCGGCCATCATCCAGCGGGCCCAGGGCGCCTCCAAGTCTGCCCACAACCTGATGGCGTGA